The segment ttatttgtattacgagtataaaacTTTCTTATCTCCATttgaatacaaaaattaaaaaaataatttaagaattctactcaataaattaagtacttcctggtaaaaggtcaggtcaaaagtacccgaaaggcttgcatgaagggagttatgaatgtggatgaagtatgcgaagattgtggcaagtaaaaagtcgtgattttatgtatgtatgtatgtactcaataaaaatattacaacatTATCAACGTTTTTTTaatgacaaatttaaaatttgtaactttTGCTCGCAACCCCGCCCAAGATAATCTAAAATTGCTGTATTTCCCTTTCCCAGGGGAAATTCCATAAAAATGTGGGTCATTTAATTGGCTATTTTTTCCTGATAATTACGTTAATTTAGACACAAATATAATAGACAGTCATTCCgataaaattcataatattaggtaGTATCTGTACAGAAATGGTAGAAAAGCCATAAGGTTCCTTATACCATCTAACACATTCCCACGGGATTAATTGTCAGTTTTAAATGTTTCCGCGATCGCCACAAACATTTAGACAATACTTCGAATTCGTTTCGGTGGGCCAATGGGCCATATTTGTTTGGAAATGTATACTATGGACCACAAAGGCTCATTCTATTGCATTATCTTGGGGGCATTCGTATGCAAAATAGAACCCCGCCTTTTCAGTTAGAAGTTGAAAGACGGGTAAATTGTCTGCATTCTTGGATTTGAGTGTTTATGAGTCGGATGTAACAATTTTGGGTATTTAATTAACTCTTTGTTCAATACGACACCTCCAGGTGTCCAAATTCACATCATATAgaactaaaaaaatttacgAAACAGATTTTCCATGCCTGTTATTAAGCTTCCATTAATAGGTGTAAGGCAAAGGTCAGGTGAAAGTTTCTTAGTGTAAAACCCTGACTTTAACTACCCTAGAATTTTGATCACAGCTAACCCTGGGTTTCTATCAAGGGAGTTTAGGATAAACCCGGGTGAAAACAACGGATGGTGACTAGAATgggttaaaatatttgaagtgGATCCCAAGTCTTGAAGCATTTAAGTGGAGGGTGCACGGGGAAACGCAAAAATGAAAGAGAAAtggtttataatttgttaagcAAACTAAGTATAACACGACTAACAAGATTCACCATCAAATTATATCTCCCTGTAGTCAATTTCGCATACCGCCCGAAACATATAATATAGGGGAAGGGCGGGCAAGACGGTTATGGTAGGCAAAAAgggtatttcatttatttctatgCAAACGAAAGAACGAGTCAACACGATCACGGGACGCGCTAGCGCGCTCGCGCCATAGATAAAACAGCACGCCGCGGGGAGCGGCACGCTTAAGACGAGTGCACTGGGAGCTGTACATGTTTTCGCgccaaaaaaatacaatatttgcaACGTAAGTACActctatttttacaatttatgtgAAGCTTACTGTGAATGAATATACATCGCGTTTAAGTTTGGCATGTGTACTATCAAATACGAGTTCAtcatactaaaataaaaaatatttgtaaatggtTTTGAGGTGTGGGCTCAGACAGGGGGTGGAAGGCAAAACGGGTCCGGGCAAAACGGGTAGTACCCTTTTTGCCCGcttaatatttttggtttaaagCATGGCTTTAATTGATCATCTCTATTTCAGATGGTgtacaattataaaagaaaaactgagAGAGCATCTTGGTCGGAGAGTACGCTAAGAGAAGCAATGAATGAGGCAAAAAAAACCTCAATAAAAGGTGCTGCCACTAAATATGGAATATCCTACAGTGTTTTACAGCGACGCATGAAAACAGGTTCTTCTGTCAAGAGTCTCGGTAGGTTCaaatcaatatttacaaatgatGAAGAGCTAGAGTTAGTTCAGCATCTAAAGTCCCTAGATTCTCTATTTTACGGACTTACTAAGTCTGAATTTTTGCGATTGGTTGGTGAATTTGCTAAGCGCAAAAATAAGCAAACAACGTTCAAAAATAATACTGCTGGAAAGCAATGGTTCAAAAACTTCAAAATGAGGCATCCTGAAATAGTACTGAGGACACCAGAATCTACGTCCATAGCCAGATTACAAGCATTTAATAGGCCAGCTGTCAACAGGTTCTACGATTTACTTGAAAGCTTATATGCAGAGAAAAATACGAAAGTCCTCCTACAGAGGACTGGATCCAGTGCTAACAATGTCAAGAATGGTCTCATGAATCATGTTCTTCTTATAGTGGACATGGATCGTACTTTTGTGACATCTGTTTTGATTAatagattaaattatataccatATTCTTTTTGCCCGCTTAGGGTACCCGTTTTACCGACCCCCTAAGAGCAAAACGggtttttagattattttttttaaactgatatTACTTAATTATGATGATTGTTTAGTTCATTTTCACTGATGATTGTGATAGCCAAAGAGGCAAAGTTtcgttatgtttttgttttttaataaaattctattcATTTACAAAGATTTTGATTGATAAACCTTAAGGGGCCCGCGTTGCCCGACCGTCCCCTACTCAAAGTTATCCGTCTTAGCCACGAGAAATATCGCCTATGCATAAATCGTCCGTCCCTTTCCCACTCACGATTATTACACAACCTTATCTCCCTTCTCGCTCGCTCTCAAGAGCACGTGACTGGAGTACTAGTTGGGCTGAGTTTTCCCAACTTTACGGCACTTTCCGTGAAAAATTACCTGGCTTGATACGGCTCCAGCCAAATGAGCTTCCAGATAGATATTTGATTCCTATCGCTCCCCAACTTTGACAAATTGTCATGCGTACTAACTTttactacctacctatatagtTAAGTAAGGCTGTTCATATAATCTAGACTGCTAAGCTGACCAATGTTATACTTTCACAAGAATGATACTTTTTCACTTtgtaattatgatttttactGAAAATTTAAGATCAATCTGCCTGATGGTGTAAGCTTGAtgagattttaaaaaacacTCGCAAGGTCTATTCACTTTTTCCTTGAAACTCTTAGAATACACCATCGCCTTATATTTTACGTCAAATGTAAAGTTAGCCACAAATTTgcttaaacaatttttcagcTTTGTCTGttttaggtattattatagtaataaAGAGCAATCCATACATCAATCCAATGATTGTTACATAACTAATAAATGACTactagattttaatttttatttcgataAATAAGGTTCAGAACACAAATAACAAAACCTGTGAATACCcgctataattaaataattttataagaataaattttctatttggAACAAACAACTAAAGCCTCATTCACATCCACTCATAACAGTATGcaaattatttgattaaaaacaataaaccaGTAGCTCGAAAAAGGAATCGATACAGATGAATCGAGTCGATCCGATCGGCGAGTATCGATTATTGTCCCTTACTAGGCGGTCGTAATTACTTGCTATTGTGTTATGAGATTTATTTCCGATACTGAGTGCActcataaagtttaaattgcACTGGATTTACgatgaacaaaaataattaggtaGATAGCCGATTACGCACAAGTTATGGTAGTCAACTTTATCCAATCTTAAACCTTAAAGCTTTGACTTAAGAGCGTTTTTGAAGAGCAACTTTTACTGTACTTTGAATGTACTTATACCTTGTGGATTACCGCACGTGAATTTATAA is part of the Amyelois transitella isolate CPQ chromosome 20, ilAmyTran1.1, whole genome shotgun sequence genome and harbors:
- the LOC106138132 gene encoding uncharacterized protein LOC106138132 is translated as MVYNYKRKTERASWSESTLREAMNEAKKTSIKGAATKYGISYSVLQRRMKTGSSVKSLGRFKSIFTNDEELELVQHLKSLDSLFYGLTKSEFLRLVGEFAKRKNKQTTFKNNTAGKQWFKNFKMRHPEIVLRTPESTSIARLQAFNRPAVNRFYDLLESLYAEKNTKVLLQRTGSSANNVKNGLMNHVLLIVDMDRTFVTSVLINRLNYIPYSFCPLRVPVLPTP